In a single window of the Thermus amyloliquefaciens genome:
- a CDS encoding CoA-binding protein: protein MTDQELKAHLEKARTIAVLGAHKDPSRPAHYVPRYLWEEGYRILPVNPRFAGEELFGTQVVASLGEIAEPVDVLDVFRPPEALLGHLEEVLALRPGVVWLQSGIRHPAFEAALREAGLLVVADRCLMVEHRRLFAAP from the coding sequence ATGACCGACCAGGAGCTCAAGGCCCATCTGGAAAAGGCCCGGACCATCGCCGTCCTCGGGGCCCACAAGGACCCTTCCCGCCCTGCCCACTACGTGCCCCGATACCTTTGGGAGGAGGGCTACCGCATCCTGCCCGTGAACCCCCGCTTTGCCGGGGAGGAGCTTTTCGGAACCCAGGTGGTGGCGAGCCTGGGGGAGATCGCCGAGCCCGTGGACGTTCTGGACGTCTTCCGCCCCCCGGAGGCCCTCTTGGGCCACCTGGAGGAGGTCCTGGCCCTGCGCCCGGGGGTGGTCTGGCTCCAGTCGGGGATCCGCCACCCCGCCTTTGAGGCGGCCTTGAGGGAGGCGGGCCTCCTGGTGGTGGCGGACCGGTGCCTCATGGTGGAGCACCGCCGGCTCTTCGCCGCCCCCTGA
- a CDS encoding A/G-specific adenine glycosylase, which yields MSRLQEALLAWYRVHARALPWRGEKDPYRILVAEVLLQQTRVEQAIPYYHRFLARFPSLKALREAPLEEVLKAWQGAGYYRRAVHLHRLAQEVEALPPSYGQLLKLPGLGPYTAAAVASLAFGERVAAVDGNVRRVLCRLFALEDPSPKALQDLAQRLLPEGEDPGAWNQALMDLGATVCLPRVPRCPACPLEAHCRGKGAPGRYPRPRRRNVREEVLAALVLLGRKGVHLERLSGRFFGLYGVPLFPLEELSQRAEALGVRPRPAGEVRHALTHRRLRVQVYLAPWDGEGEDPRGRPLPKLMEKVLRQAQALLAHEGIVPFPHAKPHGVEPP from the coding sequence ATGTCCCGCCTGCAGGAGGCCCTCCTTGCCTGGTACCGGGTCCACGCCCGGGCCCTCCCCTGGCGGGGGGAGAAGGACCCCTACCGCATCCTGGTGGCCGAGGTCCTTCTCCAGCAGACCCGGGTGGAGCAGGCCATCCCTTACTACCACCGCTTCCTGGCCCGTTTCCCCAGCCTAAAGGCCCTGCGGGAGGCCCCTTTGGAGGAGGTCTTGAAGGCCTGGCAGGGGGCAGGCTACTACCGCAGGGCGGTGCACCTCCACCGCCTGGCCCAGGAGGTGGAGGCCCTGCCCCCAAGTTACGGCCAACTCCTGAAGCTTCCCGGCCTCGGCCCCTACACCGCGGCGGCGGTGGCCTCCTTGGCCTTTGGGGAACGGGTGGCGGCGGTGGACGGGAACGTGAGGCGGGTCCTCTGCCGGCTTTTCGCCCTGGAGGACCCCTCCCCCAAGGCCCTGCAGGACCTGGCGCAACGCCTTCTCCCCGAGGGGGAGGACCCCGGGGCCTGGAACCAGGCCCTGATGGACCTGGGGGCCACGGTCTGCCTGCCCAGGGTGCCCCGTTGCCCCGCCTGTCCCCTCGAGGCCCACTGCCGGGGCAAGGGGGCGCCGGGGCGCTACCCCAGGCCAAGGAGGCGCAACGTCCGGGAGGAGGTGCTGGCGGCTTTGGTCCTCCTGGGGCGGAAGGGGGTCCATCTGGAGCGGCTTTCCGGGCGCTTCTTTGGGCTTTATGGGGTGCCGCTTTTCCCCTTGGAGGAGCTTTCCCAAAGGGCGGAGGCCCTTGGGGTGAGGCCCCGTCCCGCCGGGGAGGTGCGCCACGCCCTCACCCACCGCCGCCTCAGGGTCCAGGTTTACCTGGCCCCCTGGGATGGGGAAGGGGAGGACCCCAGGGGGAGGCCCCTACCCAAGCTCATGGAGAAGGTGCTCCGCCAGGCGCAGGCCCTCTTGGCTCATGAGGGCATAGTCCCCTTCCCGCACGCAAAGCCCCACGGCGTAGAGCCCCCTTAG
- a CDS encoding FAD-dependent oxidoreductase, whose amino-acid sequence MDGYRVLIVGAGFAGSEAAHRLAKEGVRVGLLTQNLDSVMMPFLPPKPPFPQGSLLEKAYDPDDPRLWAFHARAKYLLEAEKNLHLFQATATGLLLEGDQVQGVSTWEGPPVRAERVVLAVGSFLGARLRIGEVEEEAGRLSEASYPDLFQSLLALGFRFLEREGEVPETPATPGYRVRYHAFHPEEWEEASFRLKRLRGLYAVGLCVREGDYALMSQEGLRLAEHLLHELG is encoded by the coding sequence ATGGACGGCTACAGGGTCCTCATCGTGGGGGCGGGCTTCGCGGGAAGCGAGGCCGCCCACCGGCTGGCCAAGGAGGGGGTGCGGGTGGGCCTCCTCACCCAGAACCTGGACTCGGTGATGATGCCCTTTTTACCCCCAAAGCCCCCCTTTCCCCAAGGAAGCCTCCTGGAAAAGGCCTACGACCCGGACGATCCCCGGCTTTGGGCCTTCCACGCCCGGGCCAAGTACCTCTTGGAGGCCGAGAAGAACCTGCACCTCTTCCAGGCCACGGCCACGGGCCTCCTCCTGGAGGGGGACCAGGTCCAAGGGGTGAGCACCTGGGAAGGCCCCCCGGTGCGGGCCGAGCGGGTGGTCTTGGCGGTGGGAAGCTTCCTGGGGGCAAGGCTCCGCATAGGAGAGGTGGAGGAGGAGGCGGGGAGGCTTTCCGAGGCCAGCTACCCCGACCTCTTCCAGAGCCTCCTGGCCCTGGGCTTCCGCTTCCTGGAACGGGAAGGGGAGGTGCCGGAAACCCCCGCCACCCCGGGCTACCGGGTGCGCTACCACGCCTTCCACCCGGAGGAGTGGGAGGAGGCCAGCTTCCGCCTCAAGCGGCTAAGGGGGCTCTACGCCGTGGGGCTTTGCGTGCGGGAAGGGGACTATGCCCTCATGAGCCAAGAGGGCCTGCGCCTGGCGGAGCACCTTCTCCATGAGCTTGGGTAG
- a CDS encoding NlpC/P60 family protein, producing the protein MRLNGLETFLIQPGQVLRLPQGREGIHVVAPGDTLFSLARRYGTTVEELMRLNGLSTPGLKVGQVLRVPTPKGEGGSKGGASSEAPPSPREEARDPGQPPGALGEDYDPESPLLKAVLRYLGVPYKYGANSSLSLDCSAFVAQVYAELGVALPRTSREQYQALPPADALRPGDLVFFSFGGREVDHVGIYLGRGVFAHASSYGSRVVIESLEAPFYQKAYRGARRVVREAGKRTHGGP; encoded by the coding sequence ATGCGCCTCAATGGCCTGGAGACCTTCCTCATCCAACCGGGGCAGGTGCTTAGGCTTCCCCAAGGACGGGAGGGGATCCACGTGGTGGCCCCCGGGGATACCCTTTTCTCCCTGGCCCGGCGCTACGGCACCACCGTGGAGGAGCTCATGCGCCTCAACGGGCTTTCCACGCCAGGGCTTAAGGTGGGCCAGGTCCTAAGGGTCCCAACCCCCAAGGGGGAGGGCGGGTCCAAGGGCGGGGCCTCCTCCGAGGCCCCGCCTTCGCCCCGGGAGGAGGCCCGTGACCCGGGGCAGCCTCCCGGGGCTTTGGGTGAGGATTACGACCCGGAAAGCCCGCTTCTCAAGGCCGTGCTCCGCTACCTGGGGGTCCCCTACAAGTACGGGGCGAACTCCTCCCTCTCCCTGGACTGCTCCGCCTTCGTGGCCCAGGTGTATGCGGAGCTGGGGGTGGCCCTGCCCCGCACCAGCCGGGAGCAGTACCAGGCCCTGCCCCCGGCGGACGCGCTCCGCCCGGGAGACCTGGTCTTCTTCAGCTTCGGGGGCCGGGAGGTGGATCACGTGGGGATCTACCTGGGCCGGGGGGTCTTCGCCCACGCCTCGAGCTACGGGAGCCGGGTGGTGATCGAGAGCCTCGAGGCCCCCTTCTACCAGAAGGCCTACCGGGGGGCCCGGCGGGTGGTGCGGGAGGCGGGGAAACGAACCCACGGGGGGCCTTAG
- a CDS encoding carboxypeptidase M32: MTPETAYQHLLEFQRETAYLASLGALAAWDQRTMIPKKGHEHRARQMAALARLLHQRATDPRIGEWLSAVEGSHLVQDPLSDAAVNVREWRQAYERARAIPERLMVELAQAQSEAESYWEEARPKDDWRGFLPYLKRIFALTREKAEILYALPVAPGDPPYGELYDALLDGYEPGMRSAELLPLFQELRQGLQGLLDRILGSGRRPDTALLHRPYPKEAQRAFALELLAACGYDLEAGRLDPTAHPFEISIGPGDVRITTRYFENFFNAGIFGTLHEMGHALYEQGLPKEHWGTPRGEAVSLGVHESQSRTWENRVGRSLGFWERFFPRAQEHFPSLRDVSLVDFHRAVNAVEPSLIRVEADEVTYNLHILVRLELELALFRGELAPEDLPGAWAERYRAYLGVAPKDYKDGVMQDVHWSGGLFGYFPTYTLGNLYAAQFFAKAQEELGDLEGLFRRGEFAPFLDWSRRKIHAEGSRFRPKALVERVTGASPSARPFLAYLEEKYRALYGL, encoded by the coding sequence GTGACGCCGGAAACCGCTTATCAGCACCTTTTGGAGTTCCAGAGGGAAACGGCTTACCTGGCCTCTTTGGGCGCTTTGGCCGCCTGGGACCAGCGCACCATGATCCCCAAGAAGGGGCACGAGCACCGGGCGAGGCAGATGGCGGCCCTGGCCCGGCTTCTCCACCAGCGGGCCACCGACCCCAGGATCGGGGAGTGGCTTTCCGCGGTGGAGGGCTCCCACCTGGTGCAAGACCCCCTCTCCGACGCCGCGGTGAACGTGCGGGAGTGGCGGCAGGCCTACGAGCGGGCCAGGGCGATTCCCGAGCGGCTCATGGTGGAGCTGGCCCAGGCGCAAAGCGAGGCGGAAAGCTACTGGGAAGAGGCCCGGCCCAAGGACGACTGGCGGGGCTTCCTGCCCTACCTGAAGCGCATCTTTGCCCTTACCCGGGAGAAGGCGGAGATCCTCTACGCCCTCCCCGTGGCCCCGGGGGACCCGCCTTATGGGGAGCTCTACGACGCCCTCCTGGACGGGTACGAGCCGGGGATGCGTTCAGCGGAGCTCCTGCCCCTCTTCCAGGAGCTGAGGCAGGGGCTTCAGGGGCTTTTGGACCGCATCCTGGGAAGCGGAAGGCGGCCCGACACCGCCCTTCTCCACCGCCCCTACCCCAAGGAGGCCCAGAGGGCCTTTGCCCTGGAGCTCCTTGCCGCTTGCGGCTACGACCTCGAGGCGGGCCGCCTGGACCCCACCGCCCACCCCTTTGAGATCTCCATCGGCCCCGGGGACGTGCGCATCACCACCCGGTACTTTGAGAACTTCTTCAACGCCGGCATCTTCGGCACCCTGCACGAGATGGGCCATGCCCTCTACGAGCAGGGCCTGCCCAAGGAGCACTGGGGCACGCCCCGGGGGGAGGCGGTCTCCCTGGGGGTGCACGAGTCGCAAAGCCGCACCTGGGAGAACCGGGTGGGCCGTTCCCTGGGCTTTTGGGAGCGCTTCTTCCCCCGGGCCCAGGAGCACTTCCCAAGCCTCCGCGACGTGTCCTTGGTGGACTTCCACCGGGCGGTGAACGCGGTGGAGCCCTCCCTCATCCGGGTGGAGGCGGATGAGGTCACCTACAACCTCCACATCCTGGTGCGCCTGGAGCTGGAGCTCGCCCTCTTCCGCGGGGAGCTTGCCCCGGAGGACCTCCCGGGGGCCTGGGCGGAGCGGTACCGGGCCTACCTGGGGGTGGCCCCCAAGGACTACAAGGACGGGGTGATGCAGGACGTGCACTGGTCCGGGGGGCTTTTCGGCTACTTCCCCACCTACACCCTGGGGAACCTCTACGCCGCCCAGTTCTTCGCCAAGGCCCAGGAGGAGCTTGGGGACCTCGAGGGCCTCTTCCGCCGGGGGGAGTTCGCGCCCTTTTTGGACTGGAGCCGGAGGAAGATCCACGCCGAGGGGAGCCGCTTCCGCCCCAAGGCCCTGGTGGAGCGGGTAACCGGCGCCTCCCCCAGCGCCCGGCCCTTTTTGGCCTACCTGGAGGAGAAGTACCGGGCCCTTTACGGCCTCTGA
- a CDS encoding YbfB/YjiJ family MFS transporter: MATRLLLLALGPALALGLGRFAYALVLPLMQSAWGLSYAQAGILGSANTLGYLVGAFFSHRLLGRMGYRKGFFLALLLQGFLLALTGMENLPLVFSLRFLQGFLGALVFVGGAALLMALGSSGRSLGIYYGGVGLGLLLAPWLLWGAAEPTGAWARLGLYSLLLSLPALLAWPLLKEPPAPVRGEGGLGPILPLLLAYGLYGAGYIGYMTFVAAVVGDSLVLFSLLGLGALLTGPVWGPWVERVGGKRGLLHVLLVLFLGSLPPLAQGLPALSALLFGLSFLGVITALTQAFRALLPPSAWPRAMGLSTAAFALGQAVGPTVAGFFAEMAGRGEGALWAASLLLFLALLPLLPPQRP, from the coding sequence ATGGCTACTAGGCTCCTCCTCCTGGCCTTAGGGCCCGCCTTGGCCCTGGGGCTGGGGCGGTTCGCCTACGCCCTGGTCCTGCCCCTCATGCAAAGCGCCTGGGGGCTTTCCTACGCCCAAGCGGGGATCCTGGGAAGCGCCAACACCCTGGGCTACCTGGTGGGGGCCTTTTTCAGCCACCGCCTCCTAGGCCGGATGGGCTACCGGAAAGGGTTCTTTCTGGCCCTCCTCCTGCAGGGATTCCTCCTGGCCCTCACGGGGATGGAAAACCTCCCCTTGGTCTTCAGCCTGCGGTTTCTCCAGGGTTTTCTGGGCGCCCTGGTTTTTGTGGGCGGGGCGGCCCTCCTCATGGCCCTGGGCAGTTCCGGGCGATCCCTGGGGATCTACTACGGGGGCGTGGGCCTGGGGCTTCTCCTGGCCCCCTGGCTCCTATGGGGAGCCGCCGAGCCCACGGGGGCCTGGGCCAGGCTCGGCCTGTACAGCCTCCTGCTAAGCCTGCCCGCCCTCCTCGCCTGGCCTCTTCTGAAGGAACCCCCAGCCCCCGTCCGGGGCGAGGGGGGCCTGGGGCCCATCCTTCCCCTACTCCTGGCCTACGGCCTTTACGGGGCAGGGTACATCGGCTACATGACCTTCGTGGCGGCGGTGGTGGGGGACTCCCTGGTCCTCTTCAGCCTCCTGGGCCTGGGAGCCCTTCTCACCGGCCCCGTCTGGGGGCCCTGGGTGGAGCGGGTGGGGGGGAAGAGGGGGCTTCTCCACGTGCTCCTGGTGCTCTTCCTGGGAAGCCTCCCACCCCTGGCCCAAGGCCTTCCCGCCCTCAGCGCCCTCCTCTTCGGCCTCTCCTTCCTGGGGGTGATCACCGCCCTCACCCAGGCCTTCCGCGCCCTCCTCCCCCCTTCCGCCTGGCCCCGGGCCATGGGGCTTTCCACGGCGGCCTTCGCCCTGGGGCAGGCGGTGGGGCCCACCGTGGCCGGGTTCTTTGCGGAGATGGCGGGGCGAGGGGAGGGGGCGCTTTGGGCGGCGAGCCTCCTCCTCTTCCTGGCCCTCCTGCCCCTCCTGCCCCCTCAGAGGCCGTAA
- a CDS encoding ABC transporter ATP-binding protein — MARPFLEAQGLHKRFGTLEAVKNVHLSLRPGEILAFLGKNGAGKSTTVKMLSGLLLPDRGEVRLLGKDPFREPAALKHLGAVLEGNRNTYWRLTPLENLVYFGVARGLRPVAARKRALELLEEYALLEKAHTEVRHLSRGMQQKLALLQALIHDPEVLLLDEPTLGLDVETALLMQDKIRALARGGKAILLTTHQMEVAEALADRVAIIHRGEVVLEESKEALLARFAGEHYLLELETPPPPGVLARLRTLGVEGEGPFLVRGSGEGLWEVLEALKPLPLKKVAKAEADLLEVFLKVVDRA; from the coding sequence GTGGCGCGCCCCTTCCTGGAGGCCCAGGGCCTGCACAAGCGCTTCGGGACCCTCGAGGCGGTAAAAAACGTCCACCTCTCCCTACGCCCTGGGGAAATCCTGGCCTTCTTGGGTAAAAACGGTGCGGGTAAGAGCACCACGGTGAAGATGCTTTCGGGCCTCCTCCTCCCCGACCGAGGAGAGGTGCGCCTTTTGGGAAAAGATCCCTTTCGGGAGCCTGCGGCCTTGAAGCACCTGGGGGCGGTCTTGGAGGGCAACCGCAACACCTACTGGCGGCTTACTCCCCTGGAAAACCTGGTCTACTTCGGGGTGGCCCGGGGCCTCCGCCCTGTTGCCGCCAGGAAGCGGGCCTTGGAACTCCTGGAGGAGTATGCGCTCCTGGAAAAAGCCCACACGGAGGTCCGCCACCTCTCCCGGGGGATGCAGCAGAAACTGGCCCTCCTGCAAGCCCTGATCCACGACCCTGAGGTGCTCCTTCTGGACGAGCCCACCCTGGGCCTGGACGTGGAAACCGCCTTGCTGATGCAGGACAAAATCCGCGCTCTGGCCAGGGGGGGCAAGGCCATCCTCCTCACCACCCACCAGATGGAGGTGGCCGAAGCCCTGGCCGACCGGGTGGCCATCATCCACCGGGGGGAGGTGGTGCTGGAGGAAAGCAAGGAAGCCCTCCTCGCCCGCTTCGCTGGGGAGCACTACCTCCTGGAGCTGGAAACCCCACCACCCCCTGGGGTCCTGGCCCGGCTCCGCACCCTGGGGGTGGAAGGCGAGGGTCCCTTCCTGGTGAGGGGAAGCGGGGAAGGACTCTGGGAGGTGCTGGAGGCCTTGAAGCCCCTGCCCCTCAAGAAGGTGGCCAAGGCGGAAGCCGACCTCCTGGAGGTTTTCCTAAAGGTGGTGGACCGTGCTTGA
- a CDS encoding nucleotide pyrophosphohydrolase has protein sequence METPLTFKEAQKEVDAWIGQFQEGYFPPLLMLARLAEELGEVARVLAHRHGKKPKPGEAEGDLAEELADLLFVLISLANREGIDLETAFRKAMAKYRGRDQNRWTQKGG, from the coding sequence ATGGAGACGCCCCTCACCTTCAAGGAAGCCCAGAAGGAGGTGGATGCCTGGATCGGCCAGTTCCAGGAGGGGTACTTCCCCCCCCTCCTCATGCTGGCCCGCCTGGCGGAGGAGCTTGGGGAGGTGGCCCGGGTGCTGGCCCACCGCCACGGGAAGAAGCCCAAGCCGGGGGAGGCAGAAGGGGACCTGGCGGAGGAGCTCGCCGACCTCCTCTTCGTCCTCATCTCCTTGGCCAACCGGGAGGGCATAGATCTGGAAACGGCCTTCCGCAAGGCCATGGCCAAGTACCGGGGACGGGACCAGAACCGTTGGACCCAGAAGGGAGGCTAA
- a CDS encoding methylglyoxal synthase, which produces MKALALIAHDAKKGEMVAFCQRHRALLARFPLLATGTTGERIAEATGLPVERVLSGPLGGDQQIGARVAEGRVLAVLFFQDPLTPKPHEPDIQALMRVCNVHGVPLASNPQAAEALVPWLQAQVG; this is translated from the coding sequence ATGAAGGCCTTGGCCCTCATCGCTCACGATGCCAAGAAGGGGGAGATGGTGGCCTTCTGCCAACGGCACCGGGCCCTCCTTGCCCGCTTCCCCCTCCTGGCCACGGGCACCACGGGGGAGCGCATCGCCGAGGCCACGGGGCTTCCCGTGGAGCGGGTGCTCTCGGGGCCTTTGGGGGGGGACCAGCAGATCGGGGCCCGGGTGGCGGAGGGCAGGGTGCTGGCGGTCCTCTTCTTCCAAGACCCCCTCACCCCCAAGCCCCACGAGCCCGACATCCAGGCCCTCATGCGGGTTTGCAACGTGCACGGGGTGCCCTTGGCCAGCAACCCCCAGGCGGCGGAGGCCCTGGTCCCCTGGCTCCAGGCCCAGGTGGGCTAA
- a CDS encoding YifB family Mg chelatase-like AAA ATPase — protein sequence MLAQVRSYTLFGLDAVPVTVEVDVSPGLPSYALVGLPDKAVEESRERVRAALKNSGFPYPQARVVVNLAPAELRKEGSHFDLPIALGLLAAQGVVPLEGLSGLAVAGELGLDGSLRPVPGAVNLALGALAEGKKLLLPLESAKEAALVEGVEVWGAESLRQAVAYLKGEEEPKRATPEDPVAALEALDLRDVKGQAKAKRALEIAAAGYHHLLMVGSPGSGKTMLARRLPFLLPPLSQEAALEVSRIHSAAGQILRGLVRTPPFRAPHHTVSYAGLIGGGAIPKPGEVSLAHRGVLFLDEFPEFSRDALEALRQPLEDGVVTVSRAKASLTFPARFLLVAAMNPCPCGWYGDPERACTCTPASRQRYAGKISGPLLDRFDLVVEVPRLTPAELARAPEGESTEAVRERVLRARERMLSRQGRPNGELAGKALREHVRLAPGAEALLQAAAKRMLLSARSYDRLLRVARTIADLQGSEEVNENHMAEALAYRRNL from the coding sequence ATGCTAGCCCAGGTTAGAAGCTACACCCTCTTCGGTCTGGACGCGGTTCCCGTCACCGTGGAGGTGGATGTCAGCCCTGGGCTTCCCAGCTACGCCCTGGTGGGGTTGCCGGACAAGGCGGTGGAGGAAAGCCGGGAAAGGGTAAGGGCCGCCCTCAAGAACTCGGGCTTCCCCTACCCCCAGGCCCGGGTGGTGGTGAACCTGGCCCCGGCGGAACTCCGTAAGGAAGGAAGCCACTTTGACCTGCCCATCGCCCTGGGCCTCCTGGCCGCCCAGGGGGTGGTGCCCCTGGAGGGCCTTTCGGGGCTGGCGGTGGCCGGGGAGCTGGGCCTGGACGGGAGCCTACGCCCGGTGCCCGGGGCGGTGAACCTGGCCTTGGGGGCCCTGGCCGAGGGGAAAAAGCTCCTCCTTCCCCTGGAAAGCGCCAAGGAGGCCGCCTTGGTGGAGGGGGTGGAGGTCTGGGGGGCGGAAAGCCTCCGGCAGGCGGTGGCCTACCTCAAGGGGGAAGAGGAGCCCAAGAGGGCGACACCCGAGGACCCCGTGGCCGCCTTGGAGGCCCTGGACCTCCGGGACGTGAAGGGCCAGGCCAAGGCCAAGCGCGCCCTGGAGATCGCCGCCGCCGGCTACCACCACCTCCTCATGGTGGGAAGCCCCGGCTCGGGGAAGACCATGCTGGCCAGGCGCCTCCCCTTTTTGCTCCCTCCCCTTTCCCAGGAGGCCGCCCTCGAGGTGAGCCGCATCCACTCCGCCGCCGGGCAAATCCTTAGGGGCCTGGTGCGCACCCCCCCTTTCCGCGCCCCCCACCACACGGTGAGCTACGCCGGGCTCATCGGGGGCGGGGCCATCCCCAAGCCCGGGGAGGTCTCCTTGGCCCACCGGGGGGTGCTTTTCCTGGACGAGTTCCCCGAGTTCTCCCGGGACGCCCTGGAAGCCCTCCGCCAGCCCCTGGAGGACGGGGTGGTCACCGTCTCCCGGGCCAAGGCCAGCCTCACCTTCCCCGCCCGCTTCCTCCTGGTGGCGGCCATGAACCCCTGCCCCTGCGGCTGGTACGGGGATCCCGAAAGGGCCTGCACCTGCACCCCTGCTAGCCGGCAGCGCTACGCGGGGAAGATCTCCGGGCCTCTTTTGGACCGGTTTGACCTGGTGGTGGAGGTGCCCCGCTTAACCCCGGCCGAGTTGGCCCGCGCCCCCGAAGGGGAGAGCACCGAGGCGGTGCGGGAACGGGTCCTAAGGGCCCGGGAACGGATGCTCTCCCGCCAGGGAAGGCCCAACGGGGAACTGGCGGGAAAGGCCCTGAGGGAGCACGTGCGCCTGGCCCCGGGTGCGGAAGCCCTCCTGCAGGCCGCGGCCAAGCGGATGCTCCTTTCCGCCCGAAGCTACGACCGCCTCCTCCGGGTGGCCCGCACCATCGCCGATCTCCAGGGCTCGGAGGAGGTGAACGAAAACCACATGGCCGAGGCCCTGGCCTACCGAAGGAACCTTTAG
- a CDS encoding Fic family protein, giving the protein MSGHGALGSYDKAKAALAERQELLKRLGGLPLALLQVANEEWLYMLQEDTRHSLAIEGYFATEGELEAVVQGRRGSLEVLNYFRTAQYTYGLAFQYHKEGQLHLDLPLINNIHAMLFQGTAQDRHRGQPADGIIRQIAGARVQPPLEATDYLRAFVKLVPRLLREREVLEALAKAHVLFEAIHPYRDGNGRVGRILLNYLALLQGLPPLAIKGLTQKERERYYAALQEADRGFHRGFPPPEPEHLLQALDQGDFRPLAFLLAETLLPRLDNLVALALMRFDNLKPLEEVARDLGVSRVLVYQWVSRGRLVVYRPRGGRHLLSHPWLFLGTRKHPKLLPPVLPPERPDWEGKIRDLQQSLWAPRG; this is encoded by the coding sequence ATGTCTGGCCATGGGGCTTTGGGGTCGTATGACAAAGCTAAGGCGGCTTTGGCGGAACGCCAGGAGCTTTTGAAACGCTTGGGAGGCTTACCCCTGGCCTTGCTTCAGGTGGCCAACGAGGAGTGGCTGTACATGCTTCAGGAGGACACCCGTCACTCCCTGGCGATAGAAGGTTACTTCGCCACCGAAGGGGAGCTGGAGGCGGTGGTTCAGGGCCGGAGGGGTTCCCTGGAGGTGCTCAACTACTTCCGTACCGCCCAGTACACTTACGGCCTTGCCTTCCAGTACCACAAGGAGGGCCAGCTTCACCTAGACCTTCCTCTTATCAACAACATTCACGCCATGCTCTTCCAGGGCACCGCACAGGATCGCCACAGGGGCCAGCCCGCCGACGGGATCATACGGCAGATCGCTGGGGCACGGGTGCAACCGCCTTTGGAGGCCACAGATTACCTGCGGGCCTTTGTGAAGCTGGTGCCCAGATTGCTGCGGGAACGGGAAGTCCTGGAAGCCTTGGCTAAGGCTCATGTCCTTTTTGAGGCCATCCACCCCTACCGCGACGGCAACGGCCGGGTGGGGCGCATTCTCCTCAACTACTTGGCCCTTCTCCAAGGCCTTCCTCCTTTGGCCATTAAGGGCCTTACCCAAAAGGAACGGGAGCGCTACTATGCTGCCCTCCAGGAGGCAGATCGGGGTTTCCACCGCGGTTTCCCGCCTCCGGAGCCGGAGCACCTTTTGCAGGCCCTGGACCAGGGAGATTTTCGGCCCCTGGCCTTCTTGTTGGCAGAGACCCTACTGCCCCGGCTTGACAACCTGGTGGCCTTGGCCCTGATGCGCTTTGATAACCTGAAGCCTTTGGAGGAAGTAGCTCGGGATCTGGGCGTGAGCCGGGTTCTGGTCTACCAGTGGGTGAGCCGGGGGCGGTTGGTGGTCTACCGCCCTCGAGGTGGCAGACACCTCTTGTCCCACCCTTGGCTCTTTTTGGGGACGCGGAAACACCCTAAGCTTCTCCCGCCCGTCCTGCCGCCCGAGCGTCCCGATTGGGAAGGGAAAATCCGGGACCTCCAGCAAAGCCTATGGGCCCCTAGGGGTTAA
- a CDS encoding DMT family transporter: MRPSGLQIAAVLLLGILAISFGSILVRLALAVSGDKSLAFSLVMSAGRMGLAALLLAPGWRTLPQSRAGVPYALAAGAFLALHFAFWITSLSYTSVAASTALVTTNPVWVTLFGWLFFREAPSPLTLLGVGVALLGGLLIGLGDAQGGSGSQPLLGDALALLGAVAASLYFLLGREAQRRGLSILEYVRIAYTAAAMVLLPLPYLFGGGYGGYPLEVYGYILLMALLPQLLGHTSFNWATRHIPPVLVTLAILFEPVGASLLAFLLFGELPGVQVLLGALVLLLGVGLAVVGGRR; encoded by the coding sequence ATGCGGCCCTCCGGCCTCCAGATCGCCGCCGTGCTCCTCCTGGGCATCCTGGCCATCAGCTTTGGCTCCATCCTGGTGCGCCTGGCCCTCGCGGTCTCCGGCGACAAGAGCCTCGCCTTCAGCCTGGTGATGAGTGCCGGGAGGATGGGCCTGGCCGCCCTCCTCCTGGCCCCAGGCTGGCGCACCCTTCCCCAAAGCCGGGCCGGGGTTCCCTACGCCCTGGCCGCCGGGGCGTTTTTGGCCCTCCACTTCGCCTTCTGGATCACCTCCCTCTCCTACACCTCCGTGGCGGCCAGCACCGCCCTGGTCACCACCAACCCGGTTTGGGTCACCCTCTTCGGCTGGCTTTTCTTCCGGGAGGCCCCCTCCCCCCTCACCCTCCTGGGGGTGGGGGTGGCCCTGCTGGGAGGGCTCTTGATCGGCCTAGGGGATGCGCAGGGAGGCTCAGGGAGCCAGCCCCTTCTGGGAGACGCCCTGGCCCTTTTGGGAGCGGTGGCCGCCTCCCTTTACTTCCTCCTGGGACGGGAAGCCCAGAGGCGGGGCCTCTCCATCCTGGAGTACGTGCGGATCGCCTACACCGCCGCCGCAATGGTGCTCCTGCCCCTTCCCTACCTCTTTGGCGGAGGCTACGGGGGCTATCCCCTGGAGGTCTACGGCTACATCCTCCTCATGGCCCTGCTGCCCCAGCTTTTGGGCCACACCAGCTTCAACTGGGCCACCCGGCATATCCCCCCGGTGCTGGTCACCCTGGCCATCCTCTTTGAACCGGTGGGGGCAAGCCTCCTGGCCTTCCTCCTCTTCGGGGAGCTCCCCGGGGTCCAGGTCCTCCTGGGGGCCTTGGTCCTCCTCCTGGGGGTGGGGCTTGCGGTGGTGGGGGGTAGGCGATGA